The Prosthecodimorpha staleyi genome has a segment encoding these proteins:
- a CDS encoding DUF1398 domain-containing protein translates to MEAHRIRTAQDCLDAADDRTMPFPAIVGRLIEAGFEGYVVDYRRNTTTYFLPDGDSVVLANRGSDGTVAERFDPQAIAAQVRWAQADPPDYSYAAFSRSVKASGCAGYIVSFPGRRVLYFGRSADIHVEHFPQ, encoded by the coding sequence ATGGAGGCGCATCGCATCCGCACGGCACAGGACTGCCTCGACGCGGCCGACGACCGGACAATGCCATTCCCGGCCATCGTCGGGAGGCTGATTGAAGCCGGGTTCGAAGGCTATGTCGTCGACTACCGGCGCAACACGACCACCTATTTCCTCCCCGATGGAGACAGTGTCGTGCTGGCCAACCGTGGATCGGACGGCACGGTCGCGGAGCGCTTCGACCCGCAGGCGATCGCCGCGCAGGTCCGCTGGGCACAGGCCGATCCCCCGGACTATTCCTACGCGGCCTTCTCCCGGTCCGTGAAGGCATCCGGCTGCGCCGGCTACATCGTCTCCTTCCCGGGCCGCCGCGTCCTCTATTTCGGGCGCAGCGCCGACATCCATGTCGAGCATTTCCCACAATAG
- a CDS encoding nuclear transport factor 2 family protein: MSDSLPNSVKAYFSGKNARDLSVAVSGFAETAIVNDEGRDHTGPAAIRTWIAETIAKYDDRATVRRSATRENRVDVVAEVSGAFPGSPILLRFGFTMKADRIVRLEIAP; encoded by the coding sequence ATGTCAGACAGTCTACCGAACTCCGTAAAAGCCTATTTTTCCGGCAAGAACGCGCGCGATCTCAGTGTTGCCGTTTCCGGCTTCGCCGAGACCGCAATCGTGAATGATGAAGGCAGGGACCATACCGGCCCGGCCGCCATCCGGACATGGATTGCGGAGACGATCGCCAAGTATGACGACCGGGCGACCGTAAGACGCAGCGCCACCAGAGAAAACCGCGTCGACGTCGTGGCCGAGGTCTCCGGGGCCTTTCCCGGAAGCCCGATTCTTCTGCGGTTCGGCTTCACCATGAAGGCCGACCGGATCGTCCGGCTGGAGATCGCCCCATGA
- a CDS encoding winged helix-turn-helix transcriptional regulator: MTSTDKKVRDLPSSKDLFPTPNMAADGVENVLRILEGRWKLVILFHLFGGKVLRFSELEREIPAISQKMLIQQLRQMEKDGIVRRIVHHQVPPKVEYCLTAWGQALCPALDALLTWAIDRPAEPSVGEPAP, from the coding sequence ATGACAAGTACAGACAAAAAGGTAAGGGACTTACCATCAAGTAAGGACCTGTTTCCGACGCCGAATATGGCGGCAGACGGCGTGGAAAACGTTCTGCGCATCCTCGAGGGCCGCTGGAAGCTGGTGATCCTGTTCCACCTGTTTGGCGGCAAGGTGCTCCGCTTCTCCGAGCTCGAGCGGGAGATACCGGCGATCTCGCAGAAGATGCTGATCCAGCAGCTGCGCCAGATGGAGAAGGACGGCATCGTCCGCCGCATCGTCCATCATCAGGTGCCGCCCAAGGTGGAATATTGTCTCACCGCCTGGGGCCAGGCGCTGTGCCCGGCGCTCGACGCCCTGCTCACCTGGGCGATCGACCGCCCCGCCGAGCCGTCGGTCGGCGAGCCGGCCCCCTGA
- a CDS encoding SDR family oxidoreductase: MTAASTFKIDPTEFAGKQVLVTGGTQGAGAAIVRRFRAAGAQTATSARNAPSEGLGDGLFIEADLSTLAGVEALAEGVAARMGQVDILVHCLGGSSTPGGGFVAASEEFWQADLALNLLAAVRLDRLIVPRMIGKGAGVVIHVASIQRRLPLFESTIAYAAAKAALASYSKTLSKEVGPKGVRVNTVSPGWIMTSAADRMVKRLAESGSSDEETARRGIMDALGGIPIGRPAWPEEIAELVAFLASDRAASIHGADYVIDGGTIPTV, translated from the coding sequence ATGACGGCCGCCTCGACATTCAAGATCGACCCGACCGAGTTCGCCGGCAAGCAGGTCCTCGTCACGGGCGGAACGCAGGGAGCCGGCGCGGCGATCGTGCGCCGCTTCCGGGCCGCCGGCGCGCAAACCGCGACGAGCGCCCGCAACGCGCCCTCCGAGGGCCTCGGCGACGGTCTTTTCATCGAGGCCGATCTCTCGACGCTGGCCGGCGTCGAGGCTCTGGCGGAGGGCGTGGCAGCCCGGATGGGGCAGGTCGATATCCTGGTGCATTGTCTGGGCGGGTCGAGCACGCCGGGCGGCGGCTTCGTCGCGGCCTCGGAAGAGTTCTGGCAGGCCGATCTGGCTCTGAACCTGCTCGCCGCCGTCCGGCTCGATCGCCTGATCGTGCCCCGGATGATCGGGAAGGGTGCCGGCGTGGTCATCCATGTGGCGTCGATCCAGCGCCGGTTGCCGCTGTTCGAATCCACCATCGCCTATGCGGCCGCCAAGGCGGCGCTCGCCAGCTACAGCAAGACGCTGTCGAAGGAAGTCGGTCCCAAGGGCGTGCGCGTCAACACCGTGTCGCCGGGTTGGATCATGACATCCGCCGCCGACCGCATGGTCAAGCGCCTCGCCGAAAGCGGCAGCAGCGACGAAGAGACCGCGCGACGCGGGATCATGGACGCGCTTGGCGGCATTCCGATCGGGCGCCCGGCATGGCCGGAGGAGATCGCCGAACTGGTCGCGTTCCTGGCGTCGGATCGCGCCGCGTCGATCCATGGGGCGGACTACGTCATCGACGGCGGGACGATCCCGACGGTCTGA
- a CDS encoding DUF6282 family protein, whose amino-acid sequence MRPGLSYLNGAVDVHVHVCPHLNGRSANVFEAVRQAAAFGMRGLGLMDNFQNSSGYAALVMQELGHLGVEVFGGLIMQPTAGGVSYEAARNAVDYGYGPGTGARFLSLPTHHTYAEALREGRSPAFLETTFRVPPSAKVPDPVPAIMDLCAERDIVFDCGHVAGPEALALAEEARRRGTTRVRCHAQRYEPDEIAALVALGAVPEFSFFLLTHATQVGLTHVDAEKHRAPFQTVDDLAPRLRAAGRHAILSSDAGIALLPEPAEALREFLLLLEAQGFAEADLKAMISTNPARLFRVGGG is encoded by the coding sequence ATGCGCCCTGGCCTGAGCTACCTGAACGGCGCCGTGGACGTGCATGTCCATGTCTGCCCGCATCTCAACGGCCGCAGCGCCAATGTCTTCGAGGCGGTACGCCAGGCGGCCGCGTTCGGCATGCGCGGTCTCGGGCTGATGGACAATTTCCAGAATTCGTCCGGTTATGCGGCCCTGGTGATGCAGGAGCTCGGCCATCTCGGCGTCGAGGTCTTCGGCGGGCTGATCATGCAGCCGACCGCCGGCGGCGTCTCCTACGAGGCCGCCCGCAACGCCGTCGACTACGGCTACGGCCCGGGCACCGGCGCGCGCTTCCTGTCGCTGCCGACCCACCACACCTATGCGGAGGCCCTGCGCGAGGGCCGCAGCCCGGCCTTCCTGGAGACCACCTTCCGGGTGCCGCCTTCGGCCAAGGTGCCCGACCCCGTCCCGGCGATCATGGATCTGTGCGCCGAGCGCGACATCGTGTTCGACTGCGGCCATGTCGCCGGCCCGGAGGCGCTGGCGCTGGCCGAGGAGGCGCGCCGGCGCGGCACGACGCGGGTGCGCTGCCACGCCCAGCGCTACGAGCCCGACGAGATCGCCGCCCTGGTGGCGCTCGGCGCCGTGCCGGAATTCTCCTTCTTCCTGCTCACCCACGCGACCCAGGTCGGCCTGACCCATGTCGACGCGGAAAAGCACCGCGCGCCCTTCCAGACCGTCGACGACCTCGCCCCCCGCCTCAGAGCCGCCGGCCGCCACGCCATCCTGTCCAGCGACGCCGGCATCGCCCTCCTGCCCGAACCCGCCGAAGCCCTGCGCGAATTCCTCCTCCTGCTCGAAGCCCAGGGCTTCGCCGAGGCAGACCTCAAGGCGATGATCTCGACCAACCCGGCCCGGCTGTTCCGGGTGGGCGGGGGGTAG
- a CDS encoding MarR family winged helix-turn-helix transcriptional regulator: MPAEPTLAKLDAHLGYWLRMASNAVSQGFARKVEREGVTVAEWVLLRALYDVEGIAPSQLAQGLGLTRGAVSKLADRLLEKSLIERRANPDDKRAQTLALSAAGRRLVPRLAALADQNDADFFDALPSDQRRCLADILRRIAHAHGLTSVPID, from the coding sequence ATGCCGGCGGAACCGACGCTTGCCAAACTCGACGCCCATCTCGGCTATTGGCTGAGGATGGCATCCAACGCCGTCTCGCAGGGCTTCGCCCGCAAGGTCGAGCGCGAGGGGGTGACGGTTGCCGAATGGGTCCTCCTGCGCGCGCTCTACGATGTCGAAGGCATCGCGCCATCCCAGCTTGCGCAGGGCCTGGGATTGACGCGGGGGGCGGTCTCGAAGCTTGCCGACCGCCTTCTCGAGAAATCCCTGATCGAACGCCGGGCCAATCCGGACGACAAGCGCGCCCAGACGCTCGCCTTGAGCGCCGCCGGCCGCCGGCTCGTGCCCCGTCTCGCCGCACTGGCCGATCAGAACGACGCGGACTTCTTCGACGCCCTCCCATCCGACCAGCGCCGATGCCTCGCGGATATCCTGCGCCGGATCGCCCATGCGCACGGGCTGACGAGCGTTCCGATCGACTGA